The following are encoded together in the Marmota flaviventris isolate mMarFla1 chromosome 18, mMarFla1.hap1, whole genome shotgun sequence genome:
- the LOC114083614 gene encoding sialic acid-binding Ig-like lectin 8 isoform X6 — translation MLLLLLLLLPLLRGCGRVEGQGHYAQPGYTLNVPKEVTVQEGLCVHVPCQFFYPWSSWTNWNPVHGYWFHVRDRKEDALVATNNPGHKVREETQGRFQLLGDPTTHNCSLSIRDARKTDAGSYYFRVERDHLRYSYLYVMVSVNVTALTHTPDILVPGTLESGRPSNLTCSVPWACEQGTPPTFSWVGPSVSSLDPRTTHSSVLTLTPRPQDHGTNLTCQVTLPGARVTRTKTVHLNIS, via the exons atgctgctgctgctgctgctgctgctgcccctgcTGCGGGGCTGTGGGCGGGTGGAGGGCCAGGGGCATTATGCCCAGCCGGGTTACACCCTTAACGTGCCCAAGGAGGTGACAGTGCAGGAGGGCCTGTGTGTCCATGTGCCCTGCCAATTCTTCTACCCCTGGAGCAGCTGGACTAACTGGAACCCAGTTCATGGCTACTGGTTCCATGTACGGGACAGGAAAGAGGATGCTCTAGTGGCCACCAATAACCCTGGCCACAAAGTGCGGGAGGAGACCCAGGGCCGGTTCCAGCTCCTTGGGGACCCAACAACCCACAACTGCTCCCTGAGCATCAGAGACGCCAGGAAGACGGACGCGGGGTCCTACTATTTTCGGGTGGAGAGAGATCACTTGAGATACAGTTACCTATATGTCATGGTCTCAGTGAATGTGACAG CCCTGACCCACACCCCTGACATCCTCGTCCCTGGGACCCTGGAGTCTGGCCGTCCCAGCAACCTGACCTGCTCTGTGCCCTGGGCCTGTGAGCAGGGGACGCCGCCCACCTTCTCCTGGGTAGGGCCCTCTGTGTCCTCCCTGGACCCCAGGACCACCCACTCCTCGGTGCTCACCCTCACCCCGCGGCCCCAGGACCATGGCACCAACCTCACCTGCCAGGTGACCCTGCCTGGGGCCCGTGTGACCAGGACAAAGACCGTCCACCTGAACATCTCAT AA
- the LOC114083614 gene encoding sialic acid-binding Ig-like lectin 7 isoform X3 — protein sequence MLLLLLLLLPLLRGCGRVEGQGHYAQPGYTLNVPKEVTVQEGLCVHVPCQFFYPWSSWTNWNPVHGYWFHVRDRKEDALVATNNPGHKVREETQGRFQLLGDPTTHNCSLSIRDARKTDAGSYYFRVERDHLRYSYLYVMVSVNVTALTHTPDILVPGTLESGRPSNLTCSVPWACEQGTPPTFSWVGPSVSSLDPRTTHSSVLTLTPRPQDHGTNLTCQVTLPGARVTRTKTVHLNISYSPQNLTVTVSPGAGPESTTLGNGSSLSVLEGQSLRLLCVVDSRPPARLSWSWGNLTQYPPQTMDPGVLELSAEHLRWGGEFTCHAQNPLGSQHISLSLSLQKASHPQDGLHSALNVCLLSLINQCL from the exons atgctgctgctgctgctgctgctgctgcccctgcTGCGGGGCTGTGGGCGGGTGGAGGGCCAGGGGCATTATGCCCAGCCGGGTTACACCCTTAACGTGCCCAAGGAGGTGACAGTGCAGGAGGGCCTGTGTGTCCATGTGCCCTGCCAATTCTTCTACCCCTGGAGCAGCTGGACTAACTGGAACCCAGTTCATGGCTACTGGTTCCATGTACGGGACAGGAAAGAGGATGCTCTAGTGGCCACCAATAACCCTGGCCACAAAGTGCGGGAGGAGACCCAGGGCCGGTTCCAGCTCCTTGGGGACCCAACAACCCACAACTGCTCCCTGAGCATCAGAGACGCCAGGAAGACGGACGCGGGGTCCTACTATTTTCGGGTGGAGAGAGATCACTTGAGATACAGTTACCTATATGTCATGGTCTCAGTGAATGTGACAG CCCTGACCCACACCCCTGACATCCTCGTCCCTGGGACCCTGGAGTCTGGCCGTCCCAGCAACCTGACCTGCTCTGTGCCCTGGGCCTGTGAGCAGGGGACGCCGCCCACCTTCTCCTGGGTAGGGCCCTCTGTGTCCTCCCTGGACCCCAGGACCACCCACTCCTCGGTGCTCACCCTCACCCCGCGGCCCCAGGACCATGGCACCAACCTCACCTGCCAGGTGACCCTGCCTGGGGCCCGTGTGACCAGGACAAAGACCGTCCACCTGAACATCTCAT ACTCTCCACAGAACCTGACTGTAACTGTGTCCCCAGGAGCTGGCCCAG AATCCACAACCCTGGGGAATGGCTCATCTCTTTCCGTCCTGGAGGGTCAATCTCTGCGTCTGCTCTGTGTTGTCGACAGCCGTCCCCCTGCCAGGCTGAGCTGGTCCTGGGGGAACCTGACTCAGTATCCCCCGCAGACCATGGACCCTGGGGTGCTGGAGCTGTCTGCAGAGCACCTCAGGTGGGGAGGGGAATTCACCTGCCATGCTCAGAACCCTCTGGGCTCCCAGCACATCTCCCTGAGCCTGTCACTGCAGA AAGCTTCTCACCCGCAAGATGGCCTGCATTCTGCCTTGAACGTGTGTCTGCTGTCGTTAATAAATCAGTGTCTCTGA
- the LOC114083614 gene encoding sialic acid-binding Ig-like lectin 13 isoform X1, producing the protein MLLLLLLLLPLLRGCGRVEGQGHYAQPGYTLNVPKEVTVQEGLCVHVPCQFFYPWSSWTNWNPVHGYWFHVRDRKEDALVATNNPGHKVREETQGRFQLLGDPTTHNCSLSIRDARKTDAGSYYFRVERDHLRYSYLYVMVSVNVTALTHTPDILVPGTLESGRPSNLTCSVPWACEQGTPPTFSWVGPSVSSLDPRTTHSSVLTLTPRPQDHGTNLTCQVTLPGARVTRTKTVHLNISYSPQNLTVTVSPGAGPESTTLGNGSSLSVLEGQSLRLLCVVDSRPPARLSWSWGNLTQYPPQTMDPGVLELSAEHLRWGGEFTCHAQNPLGSQHISLSLSLQRKSEPMAQVVLVAIGEVAVKILLLGLCLILLRSFSPARWPAFCLERVSAVVNKSVSLTGAPPSSFRT; encoded by the exons atgctgctgctgctgctgctgctgctgcccctgcTGCGGGGCTGTGGGCGGGTGGAGGGCCAGGGGCATTATGCCCAGCCGGGTTACACCCTTAACGTGCCCAAGGAGGTGACAGTGCAGGAGGGCCTGTGTGTCCATGTGCCCTGCCAATTCTTCTACCCCTGGAGCAGCTGGACTAACTGGAACCCAGTTCATGGCTACTGGTTCCATGTACGGGACAGGAAAGAGGATGCTCTAGTGGCCACCAATAACCCTGGCCACAAAGTGCGGGAGGAGACCCAGGGCCGGTTCCAGCTCCTTGGGGACCCAACAACCCACAACTGCTCCCTGAGCATCAGAGACGCCAGGAAGACGGACGCGGGGTCCTACTATTTTCGGGTGGAGAGAGATCACTTGAGATACAGTTACCTATATGTCATGGTCTCAGTGAATGTGACAG CCCTGACCCACACCCCTGACATCCTCGTCCCTGGGACCCTGGAGTCTGGCCGTCCCAGCAACCTGACCTGCTCTGTGCCCTGGGCCTGTGAGCAGGGGACGCCGCCCACCTTCTCCTGGGTAGGGCCCTCTGTGTCCTCCCTGGACCCCAGGACCACCCACTCCTCGGTGCTCACCCTCACCCCGCGGCCCCAGGACCATGGCACCAACCTCACCTGCCAGGTGACCCTGCCTGGGGCCCGTGTGACCAGGACAAAGACCGTCCACCTGAACATCTCAT ACTCTCCACAGAACCTGACTGTAACTGTGTCCCCAGGAGCTGGCCCAG AATCCACAACCCTGGGGAATGGCTCATCTCTTTCCGTCCTGGAGGGTCAATCTCTGCGTCTGCTCTGTGTTGTCGACAGCCGTCCCCCTGCCAGGCTGAGCTGGTCCTGGGGGAACCTGACTCAGTATCCCCCGCAGACCATGGACCCTGGGGTGCTGGAGCTGTCTGCAGAGCACCTCAGGTGGGGAGGGGAATTCACCTGCCATGCTCAGAACCCTCTGGGCTCCCAGCACATCTCCCTGAGCCTGTCACTGCAGA GGAAGTCAGAGCCCATGGCCCAGGTGGTCCTGGTGGCCATCGGGGAGGTGGCTGTCAAGATCCTGCTCCTCGGCCTCTGCCTCATCTTGCTCAG AAGCTTCTCACCCGCAAGATGGCCTGCATTCTGCCTTGAACGTGTGTCTGCTGTCGTTAATAAATCAGTGTCTCTGACTGGTGCTCCACCCAGCAGCTTCAGGACCTGA
- the LOC114083614 gene encoding sialic acid-binding Ig-like lectin 13 isoform X2, which yields MLLLLLLLLPLLRGCGRVEGQGHYAQPGYTLNVPKEVTVQEGLCVHVPCQFFYPWSSWTNWNPVHGYWFHVRDRKEDALVATNNPGHKVREETQGRFQLLGDPTTHNCSLSIRDARKTDAGSYYFRVERDHLRYSYLYVMVSVNVTALTHTPDILVPGTLESGRPSNLTCSVPWACEQGTPPTFSWVGPSVSSLDPRTTHSSVLTLTPRPQDHGTNLTCQVTLPGARVTRTKTVHLNISYSPQNLTVTVSPGAGPESTTLGNGSSLSVLEGQSLRLLCVVDSRPPARLSWSWGNLTQYPPQTMDPGVLELSAEHLRWGGEFTCHAQNPLGSQHISLSLSLQRKSEPMAQVVLVAIGEVAVKILLLGLCLILLRVRSPRKRAARPAVGVELGNSVTG from the exons atgctgctgctgctgctgctgctgctgcccctgcTGCGGGGCTGTGGGCGGGTGGAGGGCCAGGGGCATTATGCCCAGCCGGGTTACACCCTTAACGTGCCCAAGGAGGTGACAGTGCAGGAGGGCCTGTGTGTCCATGTGCCCTGCCAATTCTTCTACCCCTGGAGCAGCTGGACTAACTGGAACCCAGTTCATGGCTACTGGTTCCATGTACGGGACAGGAAAGAGGATGCTCTAGTGGCCACCAATAACCCTGGCCACAAAGTGCGGGAGGAGACCCAGGGCCGGTTCCAGCTCCTTGGGGACCCAACAACCCACAACTGCTCCCTGAGCATCAGAGACGCCAGGAAGACGGACGCGGGGTCCTACTATTTTCGGGTGGAGAGAGATCACTTGAGATACAGTTACCTATATGTCATGGTCTCAGTGAATGTGACAG CCCTGACCCACACCCCTGACATCCTCGTCCCTGGGACCCTGGAGTCTGGCCGTCCCAGCAACCTGACCTGCTCTGTGCCCTGGGCCTGTGAGCAGGGGACGCCGCCCACCTTCTCCTGGGTAGGGCCCTCTGTGTCCTCCCTGGACCCCAGGACCACCCACTCCTCGGTGCTCACCCTCACCCCGCGGCCCCAGGACCATGGCACCAACCTCACCTGCCAGGTGACCCTGCCTGGGGCCCGTGTGACCAGGACAAAGACCGTCCACCTGAACATCTCAT ACTCTCCACAGAACCTGACTGTAACTGTGTCCCCAGGAGCTGGCCCAG AATCCACAACCCTGGGGAATGGCTCATCTCTTTCCGTCCTGGAGGGTCAATCTCTGCGTCTGCTCTGTGTTGTCGACAGCCGTCCCCCTGCCAGGCTGAGCTGGTCCTGGGGGAACCTGACTCAGTATCCCCCGCAGACCATGGACCCTGGGGTGCTGGAGCTGTCTGCAGAGCACCTCAGGTGGGGAGGGGAATTCACCTGCCATGCTCAGAACCCTCTGGGCTCCCAGCACATCTCCCTGAGCCTGTCACTGCAGA GGAAGTCAGAGCCCATGGCCCAGGTGGTCCTGGTGGCCATCGGGGAGGTGGCTGTCAAGATCCTGCTCCTCGGCCTCTGCCTCATCTTGCTCAG AGTGAGGTCCCCCAGGAAGAGGGCAGCTAGGCCAGCTGTGGGCGTGGAGCTTGGAAACAGTGTCACCGGGTAG
- the LOC114083614 gene encoding sialic acid-binding Ig-like lectin 8 isoform X4, protein MLLLLLLLLPLLRGCGRVEGQGHYAQPGYTLNVPKEVTVQEGLCVHVPCQFFYPWSSWTNWNPVHGYWFHVRDRKEDALVATNNPGHKVREETQGRFQLLGDPTTHNCSLSIRDARKTDAGSYYFRVERDHLRYSYLYVMVSVNVTALTHTPDILVPGTLESGRPSNLTCSVPWACEQGTPPTFSWVGPSVSSLDPRTTHSSVLTLTPRPQDHGTNLTCQVTLPGARVTRTKTVHLNISYSPQNLTVTVSPGAGPESTTLGNGSSLSVLEGQSLRLLCVVDSRPPARLSWSWGNLTQYPPQTMDPGVLELSAEHLREVRAHGPGGPGGHRGGGCQDPAPRPLPHLAQKLLTRKMACILP, encoded by the exons atgctgctgctgctgctgctgctgctgcccctgcTGCGGGGCTGTGGGCGGGTGGAGGGCCAGGGGCATTATGCCCAGCCGGGTTACACCCTTAACGTGCCCAAGGAGGTGACAGTGCAGGAGGGCCTGTGTGTCCATGTGCCCTGCCAATTCTTCTACCCCTGGAGCAGCTGGACTAACTGGAACCCAGTTCATGGCTACTGGTTCCATGTACGGGACAGGAAAGAGGATGCTCTAGTGGCCACCAATAACCCTGGCCACAAAGTGCGGGAGGAGACCCAGGGCCGGTTCCAGCTCCTTGGGGACCCAACAACCCACAACTGCTCCCTGAGCATCAGAGACGCCAGGAAGACGGACGCGGGGTCCTACTATTTTCGGGTGGAGAGAGATCACTTGAGATACAGTTACCTATATGTCATGGTCTCAGTGAATGTGACAG CCCTGACCCACACCCCTGACATCCTCGTCCCTGGGACCCTGGAGTCTGGCCGTCCCAGCAACCTGACCTGCTCTGTGCCCTGGGCCTGTGAGCAGGGGACGCCGCCCACCTTCTCCTGGGTAGGGCCCTCTGTGTCCTCCCTGGACCCCAGGACCACCCACTCCTCGGTGCTCACCCTCACCCCGCGGCCCCAGGACCATGGCACCAACCTCACCTGCCAGGTGACCCTGCCTGGGGCCCGTGTGACCAGGACAAAGACCGTCCACCTGAACATCTCAT ACTCTCCACAGAACCTGACTGTAACTGTGTCCCCAGGAGCTGGCCCAG AATCCACAACCCTGGGGAATGGCTCATCTCTTTCCGTCCTGGAGGGTCAATCTCTGCGTCTGCTCTGTGTTGTCGACAGCCGTCCCCCTGCCAGGCTGAGCTGGTCCTGGGGGAACCTGACTCAGTATCCCCCGCAGACCATGGACCCTGGGGTGCTGGAGCTGTCTGCAGAGCACCTCAG GGAAGTCAGAGCCCATGGCCCAGGTGGTCCTGGTGGCCATCGGGGAGGTGGCTGTCAAGATCCTGCTCCTCGGCCTCTGCCTCATCTTGCTCAG AAGCTTCTCACCCGCAAGATGGCCTGCATTCTGCCTTGA
- the LOC114083614 gene encoding sialic acid-binding Ig-like lectin 8 isoform X5 has translation MLLLLLLLLPLLRGCGRVEGQGHYAQPGYTLNVPKEVTVQEGLCVHVPCQFFYPWSSWTNWNPVHGYWFHVRDRKEDALVATNNPGHKVREETQGRFQLLGDPTTHNCSLSIRDARKTDAGSYYFRVERDHLRYSYLYVMVSVNVTALTHTPDILVPGTLESGRPSNLTCSVPWACEQGTPPTFSWVGPSVSSLDPRTTHSSVLTLTPRPQDHGTNLTCQVTLPGARVTRTKTVHLNISYSPQNLTVTVSPGAGPESTTLGNGSSLSVLEGQSLRLLCVVDSRPPARLSWSWGNLTQYPPQTMDPGVLELSAEHLREVRAHGPGGPGGHRGGGCQDPAPRPLPHLAQSEVPQEEGS, from the exons atgctgctgctgctgctgctgctgctgcccctgcTGCGGGGCTGTGGGCGGGTGGAGGGCCAGGGGCATTATGCCCAGCCGGGTTACACCCTTAACGTGCCCAAGGAGGTGACAGTGCAGGAGGGCCTGTGTGTCCATGTGCCCTGCCAATTCTTCTACCCCTGGAGCAGCTGGACTAACTGGAACCCAGTTCATGGCTACTGGTTCCATGTACGGGACAGGAAAGAGGATGCTCTAGTGGCCACCAATAACCCTGGCCACAAAGTGCGGGAGGAGACCCAGGGCCGGTTCCAGCTCCTTGGGGACCCAACAACCCACAACTGCTCCCTGAGCATCAGAGACGCCAGGAAGACGGACGCGGGGTCCTACTATTTTCGGGTGGAGAGAGATCACTTGAGATACAGTTACCTATATGTCATGGTCTCAGTGAATGTGACAG CCCTGACCCACACCCCTGACATCCTCGTCCCTGGGACCCTGGAGTCTGGCCGTCCCAGCAACCTGACCTGCTCTGTGCCCTGGGCCTGTGAGCAGGGGACGCCGCCCACCTTCTCCTGGGTAGGGCCCTCTGTGTCCTCCCTGGACCCCAGGACCACCCACTCCTCGGTGCTCACCCTCACCCCGCGGCCCCAGGACCATGGCACCAACCTCACCTGCCAGGTGACCCTGCCTGGGGCCCGTGTGACCAGGACAAAGACCGTCCACCTGAACATCTCAT ACTCTCCACAGAACCTGACTGTAACTGTGTCCCCAGGAGCTGGCCCAG AATCCACAACCCTGGGGAATGGCTCATCTCTTTCCGTCCTGGAGGGTCAATCTCTGCGTCTGCTCTGTGTTGTCGACAGCCGTCCCCCTGCCAGGCTGAGCTGGTCCTGGGGGAACCTGACTCAGTATCCCCCGCAGACCATGGACCCTGGGGTGCTGGAGCTGTCTGCAGAGCACCTCAG GGAAGTCAGAGCCCATGGCCCAGGTGGTCCTGGTGGCCATCGGGGAGGTGGCTGTCAAGATCCTGCTCCTCGGCCTCTGCCTCATCTTGCTCAG AGTGAGGTCCCCCAGGAAGAGGGCAGCTAG
- the LOC139702778 gene encoding sialic acid-binding Ig-like lectin 13 yields the protein MLLLLLLLPLLRGCGRVEGQGGYALSGYTLKVPREVTVQEGLCVHVPCQLSYPWSSWTNWNPAHGYWFRRRDKSTEAPVATNNPDRKVREETQGRFQLLGDPRTYNCSLSIRDARKTDAGSYYFRVERGDLKFNYVYDSFSVQVTGKAPGQGRLREVTGQQGRAGWDPALGELGSALGAQGAAGSEPELLSGPHLPPSLLTLPVPLCSPALTHTPDILVPGTLESGRPSNLTCSVPWACEQGTPPTFSWEGPSVSSLDPNIIHSSVLTLTPRPQDHGTNLTCQVTLPGARVTRTKTVHLNISYSPQNLTVTVSPGAGPESTTLGNGSSLSVLEGQSLRLLCVVDSRPPARLSWSWGNLTLCPSQTMDPGVLELSAEHLRGGGEFTCRAQNPLGSQHISLSLSPQSKAGPLSGVTRVALWGAGATSLLFLSCTLLLLLGVRSYRKRSARPAAGSGDTNAVQGAASQSRLVESQAEERSPEPAPLAVATRPSEDEEIHYAALRFHEVKASDPQGEQAPDSEYAEIHIQP from the exons atgctgctgctgctgctgctgctgcccctgcTGCGGGGCTGTGGGCGGGTGGAGGGCCAGGGGGGTTATGCCCTGTCGGGTTACACCCTGAAGGTGCCCAGGGAGGTGACAGTGCAGGAGGGCCTGTGTGTCCATGTGCCCTGCCAATTATCCTACCCCTGGAGCAGCTGGACTAACTGGAACCCAGCTCATGGCTACTGGTTCCGGCGACGGGACAAGAGCACTGAGGCTCCAGTGGCCACCAACAACCCTGACAGAAAGGTGAGGGAGGAGACCCAGGGCCGGTTCCAGCTCCTTGGGGACCCAAGAACCTACAACTGCTCCCTGAGCATCAGAGACGCCAGGAAGACGGACGCGGGGTCCTACTACTTTCGGGTGGAGAGAGGAGACTTGAAATTCAATTACGTATATGACAGTTTCTCAGTTCAAGTGACAGGTAAGGCACCAGGTCAAGGCAGGCTCAGGGAGGTCACggggcagcagggcagggctgggtgggACCCTGCCCTGGGGGAGCTGGGGTCAGCATTAGGGGCTCAGGGAGCAGCTGGGTCAGAGCCTGAGCTTCTCTCAgggccccacctcccaccctccctgcTGACCCTGCCTGTCCCCCTCTGCTCACCAGCCCTGACCCACACCCCTGACATCCTCGTCCCTGGGACCCTGGAGTCTGGCCGTCCCAGCAACCTGACCTGCTCTGTGCCCTGGGCCTGTGAGCAGGGGACGCCCCCCACCTTCTCCTGGGAAGGGCCCTCTGTGTCCTCCCTGGACCCCAACATCATCCACTCCTCGGTGCTCACCCTCACCCCGCGGCCCCAGGACCATGGCACCAACCTCACCTGCCAGGTGACCCTGCCTGGGGCCCGTGTGACCAGGACAAAGACCGTCCACCTGAACATCTCAT ACTCTCCACAGAACCTGACTGTAACTGTGTCCCCAGGAGCTGGCCCAG AATCTACAACCCTGGGGAATGGCTCGTCTCTTTCTGTCCTGGAGGGTCAATCTCTGCGTCTGCTCTGTGTCGTGGACAGCCGTCCCCCTGCCAGGCTGAGCTGGTCCTGGGGGAACCTGACCCTGTGTCCCTCGCAGACCATGGACCCTGGGGTGCTGGAGCTGTCTGCAGAGCACCTCAGGGGGGGAGGGGAATTCACCTGCCGTGCGCAGAACCCACTGGGCTCCCAGCACATCTCCCTGAGCCTGTCACCACAGA GCAAAGCGGGGCCTCTATCCGGAGTGACGCGGGTGGCCCTCTGGGGCGCTGGAGCTACCTCCCTGCTCTTCCTGTCctgcaccctcctcctcctcctcgg AGTGCGCTCCTACAGGAAGAGGTCCGCCAGGCCAGCGGCGGGCTCAGGGGATACCAACGCTGTCCAGGGCGCGGCCTCTCAG AGCCGTCTGGTCGAGTCCCAGGCAGAGGAACGCTCCCCAGAGCCAGCTCCCCTGGCCGTGGCCACCCGCCCCTCAGAGGATGAGGAGATCCATTATGCAGCCCTCAGGTTTCATGAGGTGAAGGCCAGCGACCCGCAGGGAGAGCAGGCCCCCGACAGTGAGTACGCGGAGATCCACATCCAGCCATGA